In Actinomadura luteofluorescens, the sequence AGGTGATCGGGCTGACCGGGCTGGCGAGCGCGGCCCGCCGCCGGGCGGGCGGGTTCTCCCTCGGCATGCGGCAGCGGCTCGGGATCGCCGCAGCGCTGCTCGGGGACCCGCCGGTGCTGATGTTCGACGAGCCGGTCAACGGCCTGGACCCCGAGGGCGTCGCCTGGATCCGGGGGCTGCTGCGGTCGCTGGCCGCCGAGGGGCGGGCCGTGCTGGTCTCCAGCCACCTGATGGGCGAGCTGGAGGGCGGCGCCGACCACCTGGTGGTGATCGGGCGGGGCCGGCTGATCGCCGACACCGGGGTCGCGGACCTGCTGGAGGCCGCGTCCGGCGGCCGGGTCGAGGTCCGCACCGCCGAGCGCCGCGAGGCCATGACCGCCCTGGCCCGCGCGGGCGCCACGGTGGCGGCGTCCGGCCCGGACGCCGTCACCGCCACGGGCCTGGCCGCCGAGCGGGTCGTCGCGGTCCTCACCGAGGCCGGGGTGGGGTTCAGCGGCGTCGGCGAGCACCGCGCGTCGCTGGAGGAGGCCTACATGGAGCTCACCCGGGACGCGGTGGAGTTCCAGGCCGCGCAGGGGCGGGAGGCCCGGTGAGCGCCCCGCAGAAGGCCGCCGCGGCGCCCTACCGCAGCACCGTCCAGGACGAGGCCCGCGACGGGTTCGGGTGGCTGCTGGCCGCCGAGTGGACCAAGCTGCGCACCGTCCGCCGCTGGATGCTGGCCCTGCTGGCGTCGGTGCTGCTGACCGTCCTGGTCGCGCTGCTGGCGGCGGCCGGAAGCCAGTCCACCGGGTCGGGCCGCGGTCGGCCCGACCCGGCACTGCTGAAGATCACCGATATGGGCCACTACACCTACCGGCCGCTGGCGGGCGACGGCTCGGTCGTCGCCCGCGTCACCTCCCAGGAGGGCGGCGGCGGGTGGGCCAAGGCCGGCCTCATGGTCAGGGGGAGCACGCGGGCGGGGGCCCCGTACGCGGCGCTGGCGGTGACGCCGGCGCACGGCGTCCGCCTTCTGAGCGGCTACGAGGAGGGCGGCGCCGGCGGCGGGACGGGCGCGGTGCCGCACTGGCTCAAGCTGGCCCGCGCCGGGACGACCGTCACCGGCTACGCCTCGGCCGACGGCCGCGACTGGCGCCGCGTCGGGTCCGTCCGGCTGAAGGGACTGCCGCGCACGGCTCTGGCGGGCGTGTTCGTGGCCGCCCCGGACGAGGTCGAGGTGCGGCGCATGTTCGGCGGGGAGAGCGTCTCAGGTCAGCCCTCCGCCACGCGGGCGACGTTCGACGAGGTGGCGGTGGCGCCGGCGCAGCCGGGCGCCGCCTGGCGGGACCGGGGCGCCCTGAGCGGTCCGGCGGCCGACCCGTCCCTGGACGGCCGCAGCGGGTCCGGAGGGACGATCGCGCTGAAGGGCGTGGGGGACATCGGGCCGAACGCGTTCGCCGACGACGTCACCAGGACCACCCTGTCCGGCACGCTGATCGGGCAGGTGGCGATCGTGACGCTGGCGGTGCTGTTCGTGACGGCCGAGTACCGGCGCGGGATGCTGCGCACGACGTTCGCGGCCGCACCCCGGCGCGGCCGGGTCCTGGCGGCCAAGGCGGTCGTGGCGGGCCTGGCGTCCCTGGTGGCGGGGCTGGCGGCGGCGTTCGGGTCGGTGCTGCTCGCCGGGCCGGTGGAGCGTGCGCACGGGCTGGCGGTGCCGCCCCTGAGCGACGGCGCGGTGCTGCGCGCCGCCGCCGGCACGGGGGTGCTGTTCGCCGCGATCGCCGTGCTCTCGCTGGCGGTCGCGGTGATCGTGCGGCGCGGCGCGCCCGCGATCACCATCGTGCTGCTGCTCCTGCTCGTCCCGCAGATCGTGGCGACCGGGCTGCCGCTGTCGGCGGCGCGGTGGCTGGAGCGCCTCACCCCCGCGGCCGGGTTCGCGATCCAGCGGACCGTCGACCGCTACGACCAGTCGATCGGTCCGTGGGCGGGCCTCGGGGTGCTGTGCCTGTACGCGGCGGTCGCCCTGGCGGCGGCCGCGCGGCTGGTCGCGAGGCGCGACGCGTGACCGGCCGGGCGTGGACGGGCCTGCACGCGCTGCACGCGGAGTGGACGAAGCTGCGCACCGTGCCGAGCACGGCGTGGCTCGCGCCGGCGCTGGCGGTGCTGGTCGCCGCGGTCGGCGCGGCGGTGACCGGGACGGTGGACACCTCGCACTGCACGACGCCTGCCGGATGCGTGGAGGACACCCCGAAGCTGGCGCTGTCGGGCGTGCAGGTGGGGCAGGTGGCCGCGGTGGTCCTCGGGGTGCTGGCGGTCGGGGGCGAGTACGTCACGGGGACGATCGCCGCGACCCTGGCGGCGGTGCCGGGACGGACCACCGTGCTGGCCGCCAAGGCCGCCGTGGTGGCGGGGCTCGTCGCCGCGGCCGGGACGGCCGGGGTGCTGGCGTCGCTGGCGGCGGGGCGGGGCGTCCTGCCCGGCAACGGCTTCACGCCCGCGAACGGCTACCCACCGCTGTCCCTCGCCGACGGCCCCACCGCCCGCGCGGCCGCCGGGACCGTCCTCTACCTGGTGCTGGTGGCGCTGCTGGCCCTGGGCGTGGGGACGGTCCTGCGCGAGCCGGCGGCGGCGATCAGCGCGGTGCTGGCGCTGCTGTGGATCGTGCCGGTCGTCACCCGCCTCGTCGGGGACGAGGCGTGGCGGGAGCGGCTGGAGAAGGCCGCGCCGATGACGGCGGGGCTGGCCGTCCAGGCGACGCGGGGCGTGGACCGGCTGCCGATCGGGCCGTGGGAGGGTCTGGGCGTACTGGCCGCCTACACGGCCGCGGCGCTGCTCGCGGGCGGCGCCGTGCTCGCCGCCCGCGACGCCTGAGACTCAGGCGCGCGACGTCTTGTCGCCGCTCTCCTCGGAGGCCCTGTCGTCGTGGATGACCTCGCCTCGGACCACCGGTCCGGGCGGGGTCTCGACGCGTTCGGGCCCGCGGCCCCGGGCGAACGGGTCGAAACCGGCGGCGCCGGGCGGGAACACGGTCGCGGCGCGTTCCTCGGCGGCCCGCATCCGCCGCGCCGCGAACGCCGACAGGGCGCGGCGGACGAGCGGGCGGGTGAACGGCAGCACGAGCGCGAGCCCCACGACGTCGGTGACGAAGCCGGGGACCAGCAGCAGCACGCCGCCGGCCATGACCAGCGCCGCGTCCGCGACCTCCCGGTCGGGCAGGACCCCGCGCCGCGCCGTCTCCTGCAGGGCCCGCCACGCGCGGCGGCCCTCCCGGCGGACGATCCACGCGCCGAGGGCGGTCTCGGCGATCAGCAGGCCGACCGTGGGCCAGGCGCCGATCACCTCGCCGACCTGGATCAGCACGAAGATCTCCAGGACCGGCACCAGCAGGAACGCCAGGACGATCAGCAGCGGCAGCATGGCTCCATCTTCGGGTCGTCGAAAGCCTCTCCCTGGTGTAACGCCAGGACGGCCCCGTTCGTTTCCCCGAGCGTCCAAGAGCGCCCCCGGGGCGCGCCTTCAGTTCGGGTCGCGGAGCTTGCCGATGCGGTCGCTCATCCCCCACTGGGTGATGCGCAGCGCCGCCTCGGCCATCACGTCCCGGCTCATCTTGCTGGTCCCGTGGACGCGCTCG encodes:
- a CDS encoding ABC transporter ATP-binding protein codes for the protein MEATIEVRGLRKRYGPTLAVDDLSFTVGPGQVTGFVGPNGAGKSTTMRMIMGLDRPDGGTALVCGRPYRSLRAPLCRLGAMLDASALHPARRARDHLLWLAHANGLPARRVDEVIGLTGLASAARRRAGGFSLGMRQRLGIAAALLGDPPVLMFDEPVNGLDPEGVAWIRGLLRSLAAEGRAVLVSSHLMGELEGGADHLVVIGRGRLIADTGVADLLEAASGGRVEVRTAERREAMTALARAGATVAASGPDAVTATGLAAERVVAVLTEAGVGFSGVGEHRASLEEAYMELTRDAVEFQAAQGREAR
- a CDS encoding ABC transporter permease subunit, with protein sequence MSAPQKAAAAPYRSTVQDEARDGFGWLLAAEWTKLRTVRRWMLALLASVLLTVLVALLAAAGSQSTGSGRGRPDPALLKITDMGHYTYRPLAGDGSVVARVTSQEGGGGWAKAGLMVRGSTRAGAPYAALAVTPAHGVRLLSGYEEGGAGGGTGAVPHWLKLARAGTTVTGYASADGRDWRRVGSVRLKGLPRTALAGVFVAAPDEVEVRRMFGGESVSGQPSATRATFDEVAVAPAQPGAAWRDRGALSGPAADPSLDGRSGSGGTIALKGVGDIGPNAFADDVTRTTLSGTLIGQVAIVTLAVLFVTAEYRRGMLRTTFAAAPRRGRVLAAKAVVAGLASLVAGLAAAFGSVLLAGPVERAHGLAVPPLSDGAVLRAAAGTGVLFAAIAVLSLAVAVIVRRGAPAITIVLLLLLVPQIVATGLPLSAARWLERLTPAAGFAIQRTVDRYDQSIGPWAGLGVLCLYAAVALAAAARLVARRDA
- a CDS encoding ABC transporter permease subunit; this translates as MTGRAWTGLHALHAEWTKLRTVPSTAWLAPALAVLVAAVGAAVTGTVDTSHCTTPAGCVEDTPKLALSGVQVGQVAAVVLGVLAVGGEYVTGTIAATLAAVPGRTTVLAAKAAVVAGLVAAAGTAGVLASLAAGRGVLPGNGFTPANGYPPLSLADGPTARAAAGTVLYLVLVALLALGVGTVLREPAAAISAVLALLWIVPVVTRLVGDEAWRERLEKAAPMTAGLAVQATRGVDRLPIGPWEGLGVLAAYTAAALLAGGAVLAARDA
- a CDS encoding FxsA family protein, which translates into the protein MLPLLIVLAFLLVPVLEIFVLIQVGEVIGAWPTVGLLIAETALGAWIVRREGRRAWRALQETARRGVLPDREVADAALVMAGGVLLLVPGFVTDVVGLALVLPFTRPLVRRALSAFAARRMRAAEERAATVFPPGAAGFDPFARGRGPERVETPPGPVVRGEVIHDDRASEESGDKTSRA